A genomic region of Trichothermofontia sichuanensis B231 contains the following coding sequences:
- a CDS encoding glycosyltransferase family protein: protein MYSVDINNEDDLVVLLSWDNAPEHVPVLRLSKRQITLCSDLYRSGQPLNNRALYKIDLWTPSGIDYDLYEIVKKAGITAKIDLVVVQASSVKSNRPYNTKAFGCPTWLIVGDTHHMVEPIIRITDYACTEKFDFVTSFHDRQHLHWFFAAGIEQIGWFPLASVEDCPSPWNENRIDQVVFVGQYGALHPYRKYLLQNLAQNGIPLDASTVPRVTAAQKYANSIISFNCSLNGDINLRNFEILSAGGFLLTDRLSPQSGFDLILTPGEHCETYSSPEELIEKVKFYRQRPDAALRIARQGHEHYQQFHRPEKKARQIIDWVLRGNLPDLYNPHLDQRFAISRQYQHLLSSRILLYEKIQELHRQHLQLSVLLAPECPAILALDLIDLPRLSVYVMESAGEVKELACQAGVLSQLKCIGLQEASSRVWDILVVMADTPTVLDNTKVSAKIKYSFSLPASLEDGRQQFTNTWFLSVAKPNWDQLLPQLKPRKILEVGSYEGTAACYCIKTLSPLVDKLEIFCVDTWEGGIEHQRGGVAESNMSSVERRFKINTAIEVKNAACPVKLVCYKEKSITALSKLIAQGMSRSFDFIYIDGSHEATDVIADAILAFELLRKGGIIAFDDYLWGGPVPQQRDLLSSPKIAIDTFTNIFFKKVAIASAPLYQIYATKIAD from the coding sequence ATGTATAGCGTTGATATCAATAATGAAGATGATTTAGTAGTGTTACTATCTTGGGATAACGCACCAGAACATGTACCTGTGCTCAGGTTATCTAAACGACAAATTACACTCTGCTCTGACTTGTATAGATCTGGGCAACCATTAAACAATCGTGCTCTTTATAAAATTGATCTGTGGACACCTAGTGGTATTGATTATGATCTTTATGAAATTGTTAAAAAAGCAGGGATTACAGCCAAAATTGACTTGGTGGTAGTTCAGGCTTCTTCCGTTAAAAGCAATAGACCTTATAATACTAAAGCATTCGGCTGCCCGACCTGGCTGATTGTGGGAGATACTCACCACATGGTTGAGCCGATTATCCGTATCACTGACTATGCTTGTACGGAAAAGTTTGATTTTGTCACATCATTCCACGATCGCCAGCATTTACACTGGTTCTTTGCGGCTGGTATTGAACAAATTGGTTGGTTTCCTTTAGCCTCAGTTGAGGATTGTCCATCTCCCTGGAATGAAAATCGTATTGATCAAGTCGTCTTTGTTGGTCAATACGGTGCCTTGCATCCATATCGTAAATATCTACTCCAAAATTTAGCACAGAATGGTATACCTCTGGATGCATCGACTGTCCCTCGTGTGACTGCTGCTCAGAAATATGCCAATTCTATAATTTCCTTCAACTGTAGTTTGAATGGAGATATTAATTTAAGGAACTTTGAGATTCTCTCGGCAGGTGGTTTCTTATTAACCGATCGACTTTCACCGCAATCAGGGTTTGACTTAATCTTGACTCCTGGCGAACATTGTGAAACCTATAGTAGCCCAGAAGAGCTGATTGAAAAAGTCAAATTTTACCGCCAACGGCCTGATGCTGCCCTGAGAATCGCCCGTCAGGGCCATGAACACTATCAGCAGTTTCATCGTCCTGAAAAGAAGGCTAGACAGATCATTGATTGGGTTTTGCGAGGAAACTTGCCAGATCTGTATAACCCGCATTTAGATCAACGCTTTGCTATTAGTCGGCAATATCAGCATTTACTGAGTAGTCGTATCTTACTCTATGAAAAAATTCAGGAACTTCATCGACAGCACTTACAACTCTCCGTTCTCCTGGCACCAGAATGTCCTGCTATTCTAGCCCTCGACTTAATTGATTTGCCGAGATTATCTGTTTATGTGATGGAATCTGCTGGTGAGGTTAAGGAACTTGCCTGCCAAGCTGGCGTTCTCAGTCAACTTAAGTGTATTGGCCTCCAGGAAGCTAGTTCCCGTGTTTGGGATATTCTGGTAGTTATGGCTGATACGCCAACAGTACTGGATAATACTAAGGTATCAGCAAAAATTAAATATAGTTTTTCATTACCTGCATCATTAGAAGACGGACGCCAGCAGTTTACAAATACCTGGTTCCTTTCGGTAGCTAAGCCCAACTGGGATCAACTCTTGCCACAGTTAAAACCTCGAAAAATTCTTGAGGTTGGCTCTTACGAGGGAACTGCTGCTTGCTATTGCATTAAAACGCTATCTCCTTTAGTAGATAAGCTTGAAATCTTCTGTGTAGATACTTGGGAGGGTGGTATTGAGCATCAACGCGGAGGCGTTGCTGAATCAAATATGTCAAGTGTAGAGCGACGTTTTAAGATTAATACGGCCATAGAGGTTAAAAATGCAGCTTGTCCAGTCAAGTTAGTTTGCTATAAGGAGAAATCAATTACAGCATTATCAAAGCTGATTGCTCAAGGTATGTCTCGTTCTTTCGATTTCATCTATATTGATGGTTCCCATGAGGCTACGGATGTCATTGCTGATGCAATTCTTGCCTTTGAACTGCTCAGAAAAGGTGGAATCATCGCTTTCGATGATTATCTCTGGGGTGGTCCTGTCCCTCAGCAACGGGATTTGCTAAGCTCTCCTAAAATTGCAATTGATACGTTCACTAATATTTTCTTCAAAAAGGTAGCTATTGCCAGCGCTCCACTGTACCAAATATATGCTACTAAAATCGCCGATTAG